A genomic region of Planctomycetia bacterium contains the following coding sequences:
- a CDS encoding transposase, protein MTGLDVERYVFLDETSTATNMTRLRGRALRSERLVDKTPYGHWKTTTFVAALRSSGLTAPTVVDGALDGPMFVAYVEQQLVPTLIRR, encoded by the coding sequence ATGACGGGCCTCGACGTCGAGCGGTACGTGTTCCTCGACGAGACCTCGACCGCGACGAACATGACGCGCTTGCGAGGTCGAGCGCTGCGGAGCGAACGCTTGGTCGACAAGACGCCGTACGGCCATTGGAAGACGACGACCTTCGTCGCCGCTCTGCGCTCGAGCGGACTTACGGCCCCGACCGTCGTCGACGGCGCGCTCGACGGTCCGATGTTCGTCGCCTACGTCGAGCAACAACTCGTGCCGACGCTCATCCGAAGATAG